A window of the Lolium perenne isolate Kyuss_39 chromosome 7, Kyuss_2.0, whole genome shotgun sequence genome harbors these coding sequences:
- the LOC127319168 gene encoding disease resistance protein Pik-2, with translation MADLVVGLAKTVVEGALTKAQSAIEEESQLRESAQRDLVFITGEFEMMHSFLNVATKERVENKVVMTWVRQVRELAYDVEDCIEFVIHLDNKTSCSWWWRKMPSCIGTPPSVLALDEAVNDIEQLKARVADVSTRNARYSLISDSGSKPVTQHQAATTGASALSSTAFNMLAEARDAARRWQGLGDLTQLITNKDNTNEPLQVISIWGTGSDLGITSIMRKAYNDPEISKNFACRSWVQLMHPFDPREFVRRFMTQVYTNGCKEQSAGVGAHVLAKMEASQEDLLKEFVQLVNNKTYIVVLENLTDMVVWDAVRTFLPDMKNGSWIIVSTQQLEIASLCIGHSYQPLELKQFSPDHSVCALFKEGSQDYGNEEAKRMACEVSPHLSLEDIHSNNKQEILEWMTNYPLVGREPQMNELGRYTARARMNDSPVISVWGIAGVGKSSVVRSLYYDRMLKSEQFNKYSWVDVSHPFNLRDFSRSLISDHHSEKDPIKECRELLSQHQCLVVIDDLQSKEEWDLIQAALVSRPSASIIIVITTEASIATYCTNNDDQVFNVKGLEADAAKELFMKEVQRKNSTSALIGHDATELVQHQLEELIFKCGGLPKVIVSIASLLATQTVTLMETVRSLNDKFMHHLETNPEYDSLRGLFDWMYNYFRTCPDSLKPCIFYLSIFPRRHNIRRRRLERRWIAEGYSRDSKEESAVDKAENFFSRLLDLSIIQQNPKFVTTAFSDTRMVACQVNGFIREYIVSQGTEENLVFELGPKCVLSTQRTGRHLIILKDWDRDIIVFESIDFSRLRSLTVLGNWESFFISKSMRLLRVLDLEDALGVKDEDLKTMVKRVLRLKFLSLRGCSEISRLPNSLGDLRQLQTLDVRHTSIVALPKSIGKLQKLQYVRAGTKVSASTPPALYRRLLEFCTGRGLVGVKVPRGIGKLTALHTLGVVNVRASGGRAIVEELKKLTQLRKLGVSGINKRNSKNFFSAISCLLHLESLLVQLDEGSQSCLDDITLPWENLQSLTLYGLKDKLPLRNPPLGNPLRKLNKLDLEIDTLQKDAMDFLGKLQELCILHLRVKQLQPENGKLHFHSQMSGLELDTFKKVKILEVTCRSSLKVIFGSKSMKNLELLKIDCSIASYTMELDTRLTNLDHLSELKEVLIKGTNDEAIKKDLEELVANHPKNPVVKLEGVPRLS, from the exons ATGGCGGACCTGGTAGTTGGGTTGGCCAAGACGGTGGTGGAGGGTGCGCTAACCAAGGCCCAGTCGGCGATTGAGGAGGAGTCCCAGCTGCGGGAGAGCGCGCAGCGAGACCTCGTGTTCATCACCGGCGAATTCGAGATGATGCACTCCTTCCTGAACGTCGCCACCAAGGAGCGCGTGGAGAACAAGGTGGTGATGACCTGGGTGCGGCAGGTCCGTGAGCTGGCCTACGATGTGGAGGACTGCATCGAGTTCGTCATCCACCTCGACAACAAGACCAGCTGCagctggtggtggcgcaagatgcCATCATGCATTGGGACGCCGCCCTCGGTGCTGGCGCTGGACGAGGCCGTCAATGATATTGAGCAGCTCAAGGCCAGGGTGGCGGACGTGAGCACCAGGAACGCGCGCTACAGCCTCATCAGCGACTCTGGCTCCAAGCCCGTCACGCAGCATCAGGCAGCCACGACCGGTGCCAGTGCCCTCAGCTCGACGGCATTCAACATGCTCGCCGAGGCGAGGGATGCCGCGAGGAGATGGCAAGGCCTAGGAGATCTCACCCAGTTGATCACCAACAAAGACAACACCAACGAACCTCTTCAGGTGATCTCTATTTGGGGAACAGGCAGTGATCTTGGGATAACCTCAATCATGAGGAAGGCATACAATGATCCAGAAATTAGTAAGAATTTTGCCTGTCGCTCATGGGTCCAGCTCATGCATCCTTTCGATCCCCGAGAGTTTGTCCGTCGCTTTATGACACAGGTATACACAAACGGTTGCAAAGAACAAAGCGCTGGCGTTGGTGCACATGTCCTCGCAAAGATGGAGGCCAGCCAAGAAGATCTCCTCAAAGAATTTGTGCAATTAGTCAACAACAAGACTTACATCGTTGTCTTGGAGAACCTGACAGACATGGTGGTTTGGGATGCCGTGAGGACGTTCCTTCCTGACATGAAGAATGGCAGCTGGATCATCGTGTCCACGCAGCAATTAGAGATTGCAAGCTTGTGCATCGGACACTCTTACCAGCCATTGGAGCTCAAGCAGTTCTCGCCTGACCACTCAGTTTGTGCATTATTCAAAGAG GGTTCTCAAGACTACGGAAACGAAGAAGCGAAACGAATGGCATGCGAAGTGAGCCCACATTTGTCCTTGGAAGATATTCACTCCAACAATAAGCaagagattcttgaatggatgacCAATTATCCCCTTGTTGGACGAGAGCCACAAATGAATGAACTTGGCAGGTATACAGCAAGGGCACGTATGAACGATTCCCCAGTTATATCCGTTTGGGGGATAGCTGGCGTTGGGAAATCTTCTGTTGTTAGAAGCCTGTACTATGATAGAATGCTTAAGAGCGAACAGTTTAACAAGTACAGTTGGGTGGACGTATCACATCCATTCAATTTAAGGGATTTTTCAAGGAGCTTGATTTCAGATCATCACTCAGAAAAAGACCCAATTAAAGAGTGCCGTGAGCTTCTGAGCCAACATCAGTGTCTCGTGGTTATTGATGACCTCCAGTCCAAAGAAGAATGGGACTTAATACAGGCTGCATTGGTATCAAGACCTTCTGCAAGTATTATCATTGTCATTACAACTGAAGCCAGCATCGCTACATATTGCACAAATAATGATGATCAAGTCTTTAATGTCAAAGGTCTAGAAGCTGATGCAGCCAAGGAGCTCTTCATGAAAGAG GTACAGAGGAAGAATTCAACATCAGCTTTAATTGGCCACGATGCTACAGAGCTAGTTCAACATCAGCTAGAAGAACTTATTTTCAAGTGTGGAGGTCTTCCCAAAGTAATTGTTTCTATAGCTTCCTTATTGGCCACACAGACAGTAACATTGATGGAGACAGTACGTTCACTGAATGACAAATTTATGCACCATCTAGAGACTAATCCAGAGTATGATAGTCTGCGGGGCCTATTTGACTGGATGTATAACTACTTCCGTACTTGCCCAGATTCCCTCAAGCCATGTATTTTCTACCTATCAATTTTTCCTCGACGTCACAACATTCGGCGAAGGAGACTAGAGAGGAGGTGGATTGCAGAAGGTTACTCAAGAGACAGTAAAGAAGAATCGGCAGTGGATAAAGCGGAGAATTTCTTCTCCAGGCTGCTTGATCTGAGCATAATCCAGCAGAATCCAAAGTTTGTCACCACTGCATTCAGTGACACAAGGATGGTCGCATGCCAGGTCAATGGCTTTATCCGCGAGTACATTGTGTCACAAGGAACGGAGGAGAACCTTGTTTTTGAACTTGGGCCCAAATGTGTTCTATCCACCCAACGAACCGGGCGCCACCTTATCATATTGAAAGACTGGGATAGAGACATAATTGTGTTCGAGAGCATTGACTTTTCCCGGCTACGGTCACTGACAGTGCTTGGGAATTGGGAATCATTCTTCATCTCAAAAAGCATGAGGCTACTTCGGGTGCTTGATCTGGAGGACGCATTGGGTGTGAAGGATGAAGATCTCAAGACCATGGTCAAGCGGGTGCTTCGCCTGAAGTTTCTCTCCTTACGGGGATGCAGTGAGATCTCCCGTCTGCCAAATTCACTAGGTGATCTCAGGCAGCTGCAGACTCTAGATGTGAGGCATACCTCCATAGTTGCATTGCCAAAGAGCATCGGCAAGTTACAAAAGCTGCAGTATGTCCGTGCCGGCACCAAAGTCTCAGCTTCAACGCCACCGGCCTTATATAGAAGGTTGCTAGAGTTCTGCACAGGTCGTGGCCTAGTTGGTGTTAAGGTGCCAAGAGGGATTGGTAAACTGACGGCGCTGCACACGCTTGGTGTTGTTAATGTTCGTGCTTCAGGAGGGAGGGCCATTGTGGAAGAGCTCAAGAAGCTGACCCAATTGCGCAAGCTCGGAGTATCTGGCATCAACAAGCGTAACAGCAAGAATTTCTTCTCTGCAATCTCATGTCTTCTGCATTTGGAATCCTTGTTAGTGCAGCTCGACGAGGGCAGTCAAAGTTGCTTGGATGACATCACCCTGCCTTGGGAGAACCTACAGAGTCTTACACTATATGGGCTCAAAGATAAGTTGCCACTAAGAAACCCTCCACTAGGAAACCCTCTTAGAAAGCTGAATAAGTTGGATCTGGAGATAGACACTCTACAGAAAGATGCCATGGATTTTCTAGGCAAGCTACAAGAGCTATGTATTCTACACCTTCGAGTCAAACAGCTTCAGCCTGAGAATGGTAAGCTCCATTTTCATTCCCAGATGAGTGGTTTGGAGTTGGATACCTTCAAGAAGGTGAAGATCCTAGAGGTCACTTGCAGGTCCAGTTTAAAGGTAATCTTTGGGTCAAAATCGATGAAGAATCTTGAGCTTCTAAAGATTGACTGCTCCATTGCATCATATACCATGGAGTTGGACACTCGGCTTACTAACCTGGATCATCTTTCTGAGCTGAAGGAAGTATTGATCAAGGGTACCAATGATGAAGCGATCAAGAAAGACCTTGAGGAACTGGTTGCCAACCATCCAAAGAACCCTGTGGTGAAGCTCGAAGGAGTGCCACGATTGTCCTGA
- the LOC127319170 gene encoding cysteine-rich receptor-like protein kinase 25 — protein MATGSRSLEKQTSTDELPKQLPYDFLKKITNDFAEDRKISGGPFGTLYKGIVPGIGPKDDKVISVKKLQENAPMPPNKTFNNEVQNVMALKHVNIVELVGFCCETQKKLVQFDKRYIMADITESLLCYEHLPMGSVKVNLFGTKAAEVAASRKDWDSRFKIIKGICQGLRFLHTLDIPIIHMDLKPENILLDANMVPKIADFALSRVFGQEQTRLCTQTVVGSYGYMAPEYLYRGEISAQSDIYSLGVIMMEITTREQNSSGNDQPSARKFIEKVQNTWDKEQHIASKYYSLGPQGLQQVKLCIKIALECVSIDRKQRPTIVEIVERLNGIK, from the exons ATGGCCACCGGAAGTAGATCCCTCGAGAAACAGACAAGTACCGACGAACTACCAAAGCAACTACCATATGACTTTCTGAAGAAAATTACAAATGACTTTGCTGAAGATCGGAAAATTAGTGGAGGTCCATTTGGAACACTTTATAAG GGAATTGTTCCTGGAATTGGTCCTAAAGATGACAAAGTGATTTCTGTGAAGAAACTTCAGGAAAACGCACCGATGCCACCTAACAAGACATTTAATAACGAGGTTCAGAATGTAATGGCACTGAAGCATGTAAACATAGTAGAGTTGGTTGGATTCTGCTGTGAAACACAGAAGAAATTGGTGCAGTTTGATAAAAGATATATAATGGCAGACATCACTGAAAGTTTACTCTGCTACGAACATTTACCTATGGGGAGCGTTAAAGTTAATCTTTTTG GGACAAAAGCAGCCGAGGTTGCGGCTTCAAGAAAAGATTGGGACTCACGCTTCAAGATAataaaagggatctgccagggttTACGTTTTCTACATACGTTGGATATCCCGATTATCCATATGGATCTAAAGCCCGAAAACATACTATTGGATGCAAATATGGTTCCGAAGATTGCGGATTTCGCACTCTCTAGAGTCTTTGGGCAAGAACAAACCCGGTTGTGCACACAAACAGTTGTGGGATCATA TGGGTACATGGCTCCAGAATATCTTTATAGAGGTGAAATTTCGGCCCAGTCAGATATCTATAGTTTAGGCGTAATAATGATGGAGATCACCACAAGAGAGCAGAACAGTTCCGGAAATGACCAACCGTCCGCGAGAAAATTTATTGAAAAA GTACAAAACACTTGGGATAAGGAGCAGCACATAGCATCGAAGTACTATTCGTTAGGTCCACAGGGCCTCCAGCAAGTTAAACTATGCATCAAAATTGCGCTGGAATGTGTTTCTATTGATCGGAAACAGAGACCCACTATAGTAGAAATTGTTGAGAGGCTCAACGGAATAAAATGA